In a single window of the Roseiconus lacunae genome:
- a CDS encoding AAA family ATPase: protein MSDQKTIESLRMALEVSPDNVPLRLHLAEILLGLRQYEDSETLLRAGLVNRPDHAELKLALANAFYLQQKDNEAIVLVETIGKQDAKYAEALLLQARLLARGGETRQAANVYRSAIDEDPDLVDEALGEELGVFPAPAWGEPSDPESQPWRQAQPAGDQQLTPQSTFEIERPTVSFDDVGGMDSIKEEIRMKIIHPLTHPEIYKAYGKSIGGGILMYGPPGCGKTHLARATAGQVNAKFMSVGIHQILDMWIGNSEKQLHALFEQARKNSPCVLFFDEVDALGASRTDMKTSGSRHLINQFLSELDGINASNEGVLILAATNAPWHLDSAFRRPGRFDRVLFVPPPDRPARSGILEIMLAGKPIDKVSYETLAKKAEGFSGADLKAVVDVAIEAKLSEAMKEGIPKPLTTKDLQQAMSKVKPSTSEWFSTAKNYALFSNQGGAYDDILDYLKLR from the coding sequence ATGAGCGACCAGAAGACGATCGAGAGCCTGCGGATGGCGTTGGAAGTCTCGCCCGACAACGTGCCTCTACGCCTGCATCTGGCCGAGATCCTTCTCGGTCTGCGGCAATATGAGGACTCGGAGACGCTGCTGCGAGCAGGACTCGTCAACCGCCCTGACCATGCGGAGTTGAAACTAGCGCTTGCGAATGCGTTTTATCTGCAACAAAAAGACAACGAAGCAATCGTCTTGGTTGAAACGATCGGTAAGCAAGACGCTAAGTATGCCGAAGCGTTATTGCTACAAGCGCGATTACTCGCTCGTGGTGGTGAAACGCGACAAGCGGCCAACGTGTACCGTTCGGCAATTGATGAAGATCCCGATTTAGTTGACGAGGCACTGGGGGAAGAATTAGGTGTCTTTCCTGCCCCGGCGTGGGGAGAGCCATCGGATCCCGAATCACAGCCCTGGCGGCAAGCACAGCCGGCCGGTGATCAGCAATTGACACCTCAATCGACTTTCGAGATCGAACGTCCGACAGTCTCGTTTGATGACGTCGGCGGAATGGATTCGATCAAGGAAGAGATTCGGATGAAGATCATTCATCCGCTCACGCACCCTGAAATTTACAAGGCGTACGGCAAATCGATCGGCGGTGGAATCTTGATGTATGGGCCGCCCGGTTGCGGCAAGACACACCTCGCACGGGCGACGGCAGGGCAGGTCAATGCGAAGTTCATGTCGGTCGGGATTCACCAGATTCTTGATATGTGGATTGGCAACAGTGAAAAGCAACTTCACGCGTTATTCGAACAGGCTCGTAAGAATTCGCCGTGTGTATTGTTTTTCGATGAGGTCGACGCGTTGGGGGCTTCGCGTACCGACATGAAAACAAGCGGTAGTCGTCACCTGATTAATCAGTTCCTCTCCGAACTTGACGGTATCAACGCATCCAACGAAGGCGTATTAATTCTCGCGGCAACGAACGCCCCTTGGCATCTTGATTCCGCCTTTCGTCGTCCCGGCCGTTTTGACAGAGTCTTGTTCGTTCCACCACCGGACCGGCCGGCGCGATCCGGAATCCTGGAAATCATGCTCGCCGGAAAACCGATCGATAAAGTCTCCTACGAAACTTTGGCGAAGAAGGCCGAAGGTTTCAGCGGTGCTGACTTAAAGGCCGTCGTCGACGTTGCGATCGAAGCCAAATTGTCGGAAGCAATGAAGGAAGGTATCCCCAAACCGCTCACGACCAAAGACCTTCAACAAGCGATGTCGAAGGTCAAACCTTCGACGAGCGAGTGGTTTTCGACGGCAAAGAATTATGCCCTCTTTTCGAATCAAGGTGGGGCCTACGACGATATCCTGGATTACCTGAAGCTGCGATAA